GTTTCATGGAAGCCCTGCTCGTCTCGACCGGCGTCGTCGCCATCTCGGAGATCGGCGACAAGACCCAGCTCCTGGCGTTGCTGCTCGCCACGCGCTTTCGCCGGCCGGTGCCGATCATCCTCGGCATCTTCGTCGCGACCGTGCTGAACCATGCGGTCGCGGCCCTGGCCGGCAGCTGGGTGGCTGCCACGGTCGATCCCGACTGGCTGCGCTGGGGCGTGGCGATCCTCTTTATCGCCATGGCGGGCTGGGCCCTCATTCCCGACAAGATCGACGAGGGCGAGGTCAGGAGCTTCGGCGCCCATGGCGCCTTCCTGGCGACCACCGTCGCCTTCTTCCTGGCCGAAATGGGCGACAAGACCCAGATCGCGACGGCGGCGCTCGCCGCGCGCTTCGAGACCGTGATCCCGGTCGTCATCGGCACCACCGCCGGCATGATGCTGGCCGACGTGCCGGCCGTCCTCTGCGGCCATGCCTTCGCCCACAAGATCAATCCGCGCTGGGTCCGCTATGCGGCGGCCGCGATCTTCGCGGTGCTGGGCGTGACCATGCTGGTCGGGAAGAAACTGATGACGTGAGGCGAGAGCGCGCTCAGCGCCGCGATTTGTCGGCCGCGCGCCAGGGCGTCATCCGGTCCTCGATCTGCTTCAGCTTCGGCTCGCGGCCCCCATAATCCTCGAGCGCGATGAACTGCGCGACCTCGATCCCGCCCTTGGTCAGGGGAAAGATTCCGAACTCATACCGGAACTCGTCGCCATGGAGCGTGGGCACCATCGCGTCGCCATAGACCGGGATCCGTTCGCTCCAGGCCTGCCGGTAGTAATCCAGCCAGCGATTCTCGTCGTCGGCCGCCACCAGCTCGTCGAGATAGCGGTCGGTCAGATCCATGCCCGAGGCGGCCGCGATCCGGCTGCCGATCAGCCGGTAGCGCACGCGGAAGGGCGGATCGCTCGCCTCGGCGATCAGGATGTTGGGCAGAAGGCTCTTGATCTCCGCCGGGTCGATCCGGGCCCGGTCCGGCACGGCCGCGCCGCCACGCTTGGACAGCCAGTAGTCATGGAGCTGCCTTATCATCGGCGCGGTCGTCCGGCCGATGTCGGTCCAACTGGCCATGCGGGCCGCATCCACCCTGGTGCCTGCGAGCCGCGGCAGGATTGCCGACGACTCGACGTCTCT
The nucleotide sequence above comes from Hypericibacter terrae. Encoded proteins:
- a CDS encoding PAS domain-containing protein, with product MASWTDIGRTTAPMIRQLHDYWLSKRGGAAVPDRARIDPAEIKSLLPNILIAEASDPPFRVRYRLIGSRIAAASGMDLTDRYLDELVAADDENRWLDYYRQAWSERIPVYGDAMVPTLHGDEFRYEFGIFPLTKGGIEVAQFIALEDYGGREPKLKQIEDRMTPWRAADKSRR
- a CDS encoding TMEM165/GDT1 family protein: MEALLVSTGVVAISEIGDKTQLLALLLATRFRRPVPIILGIFVATVLNHAVAALAGSWVAATVDPDWLRWGVAILFIAMAGWALIPDKIDEGEVRSFGAHGAFLATTVAFFLAEMGDKTQIATAALAARFETVIPVVIGTTAGMMLADVPAVLCGHAFAHKINPRWVRYAAAAIFAVLGVTMLVGKKLMT